One window of the Streptomyces sp. NBC_00259 genome contains the following:
- a CDS encoding TetR/AcrR family transcriptional regulator: MRGGETEATVEAAVEAVVPGRTGAKREAEGGGTAPRRGRPRSEAAERSIRDAVVSLLEEGVPLGDISIERIARTAGVGKATIYRRWSDKEELFVDVLRDIEPPDPDLPGTSARDDLVVMLESVRLGGLAQRSSALLHNVRAQMKSHPKLWDAYVATVIDPRRVTVLEILRRAVAEGEIRADLDIDLVNDLIVGPMLVRAVMRPDAPLPGDLAERIVTAVLEGLRPRAV; this comes from the coding sequence ATGCGAGGCGGCGAGACGGAGGCGACGGTGGAGGCGGCGGTGGAGGCGGTGGTGCCGGGCCGGACGGGGGCGAAGCGGGAGGCCGAGGGCGGTGGAACGGCCCCGCGGCGCGGCCGCCCCCGGAGCGAGGCGGCCGAGCGGTCCATCCGGGACGCGGTGGTGTCCCTGCTGGAGGAGGGCGTACCGCTCGGCGACATCTCCATCGAGCGCATCGCCCGCACCGCGGGGGTGGGCAAGGCCACCATCTACCGTCGCTGGTCCGACAAGGAGGAACTGTTCGTCGACGTGCTCCGGGACATCGAGCCGCCGGACCCCGACCTGCCCGGTACCTCCGCCCGGGACGACCTCGTCGTCATGCTGGAGTCCGTCCGCCTGGGTGGCCTCGCCCAGCGCTCCTCCGCGCTCCTGCACAACGTCCGCGCGCAGATGAAGAGCCACCCCAAGCTGTGGGACGCGTACGTCGCGACCGTGATCGACCCGCGGCGCGTGACCGTCCTGGAGATCCTGCGCCGGGCCGTCGCCGAGGGAGAGATCCGTGCCGATCTCGACATCGACCTGGTCAACGACCTCATCGTGGGTCCCATGCTCGTACGGGCCGTGATGCGGCCCGACGCCCCGCTGCCCGGCGATCTCGCGGAACGCATCGTCACCGCGGTGCTGGAAGGACTGCGCCCGCGGGCCGTCTGA
- the panB gene encoding 3-methyl-2-oxobutanoate hydroxymethyltransferase has translation MTLQAAQTQPADSSKALYGGKGTRRITVQDIAAAKARGEKWPMLTAYDAMTASVFDEAGIPVMLVGDSMGNCHLGYDTTVPVTMDEMTLLSAAVVRGTKRALIVGDLPFGSYQEGPVQALRSATRLVKDAGVGAVKLEGGERSLPQTELLVQAGIPVMSHLGLTPQSVNTMGYRVQGRSDEAAHRLLRDAKAAQDAGAFAVVLELVPAELAAEVTRSLHIPTIGIGAGPDTDAQVLVWTDMAGLTGGKVPRFTKQYANLRQTLGDAARAFADDVVGGAFPAEEHTFH, from the coding sequence ATGACGCTTCAGGCTGCCCAGACGCAGCCCGCCGACAGCAGCAAGGCGCTGTACGGCGGCAAGGGCACTCGCCGCATCACCGTCCAGGACATCGCCGCCGCCAAGGCGCGCGGTGAGAAGTGGCCCATGCTGACCGCCTACGACGCCATGACGGCGTCGGTCTTCGACGAGGCCGGGATCCCGGTCATGCTCGTCGGCGACTCGATGGGCAACTGCCATCTCGGTTACGACACCACCGTCCCCGTCACGATGGACGAGATGACCCTGCTGTCCGCAGCCGTCGTACGGGGCACGAAGCGCGCCCTGATCGTCGGCGACCTCCCCTTCGGCTCGTACCAGGAGGGCCCGGTGCAGGCGCTGCGCTCGGCGACCCGGCTGGTCAAGGACGCCGGGGTCGGCGCCGTCAAGCTGGAGGGCGGGGAGCGCTCGCTGCCGCAGACCGAGCTGCTGGTCCAGGCAGGCATCCCGGTCATGTCCCATCTGGGCCTGACCCCGCAGTCCGTCAACACGATGGGCTACCGCGTCCAGGGCCGCAGCGACGAGGCCGCGCACCGGCTGCTGCGCGACGCCAAGGCCGCACAGGACGCGGGCGCGTTCGCCGTCGTCCTCGAACTCGTGCCCGCCGAGCTGGCCGCCGAGGTCACCCGCTCGCTGCACATCCCGACGATCGGCATCGGCGCGGGACCCGACACGGACGCGCAGGTCCTCGTCTGGACGGACATGGCCGGCCTGACCGGCGGCAAGGTGCCGCGCTTCACCAAGCAGTACGCGAACCTGCGGCAGACCCTCGGCGACGCGGCGAGGGCCTTCGCGGACGACGTCGTCGGCGGGGCGTTCCCGGCCGAGGAGCACACCTTCCACTGA
- a CDS encoding MFS transporter, producing the protein MSISPGAPPAPPRIPDIVHRRRWAILGVLMFTVLIMVLDHSVLNVAVKTIASPAPVGIGASQGELEWAINSYTLVFAALLFSAGLVGDRLGRKRVLLFGMAVFGAGSLLAAFSGSSTELIAYRAVMGFGAAFVMPATLAVLMNVFERDEQAKAIGIWAGGVGIAIALGPLTGGLLLEHFWWGSIFLVNVPVVIVGFVAMALLIPDSRDPDPGRIDPVGVLLSIVGLVLLVYGIIHGGELASLTDRTVLFPLLGGLAVLAAFVVYEMRIDHPALDFSHFRNPAFSAAITATALAFLSMMGVAFFSVFYLQSVLGHSPLEAGLLVLPLAVAQSLFAPRARLIVARFGARATCTAGMVMIATGLASFAFFDASTPLWALEIAFFIQGAGMGHVMSPVTVTVMQALPREKAGVASAINNTFRQIGGALGVAVLGSLLSAAYRGGIESTLERAPGVPDSARHAAGESLEATLAVAEKLGPPGQVLIAPAYEAFLVAMHLAALCAATVTLVGAVVVATYLPGRRVPGEDGPPVPGERPTAGVAQG; encoded by the coding sequence ATGTCCATATCTCCGGGGGCTCCCCCCGCCCCGCCCCGTATCCCGGACATCGTGCACCGACGCCGCTGGGCCATCCTCGGCGTCCTGATGTTCACCGTACTCATCATGGTGCTGGACCACTCGGTCCTGAACGTCGCGGTCAAGACCATCGCGAGCCCCGCGCCCGTAGGCATCGGCGCCAGCCAGGGGGAGCTCGAATGGGCCATCAACTCCTACACCCTGGTCTTCGCCGCGCTGCTCTTCTCGGCGGGGCTGGTCGGTGACCGGCTGGGCCGCAAGCGGGTGCTGCTCTTCGGCATGGCCGTGTTCGGCGCCGGCTCGCTGCTCGCCGCGTTCTCCGGGTCGTCCACGGAACTCATCGCGTACCGCGCGGTGATGGGCTTCGGCGCGGCGTTCGTGATGCCGGCCACCCTCGCCGTCCTGATGAACGTCTTCGAACGGGACGAACAGGCCAAGGCCATCGGCATCTGGGCGGGAGGCGTGGGCATCGCCATCGCCCTCGGGCCGCTCACCGGCGGTCTGCTGCTCGAACACTTCTGGTGGGGTTCGATCTTCCTGGTCAACGTCCCCGTGGTGATCGTCGGCTTCGTCGCGATGGCGCTGCTGATCCCCGACTCCCGCGACCCCGACCCCGGCCGGATCGACCCGGTCGGCGTGCTGCTGTCCATCGTGGGACTCGTCCTGCTGGTGTACGGGATCATCCACGGCGGCGAGCTGGCCTCCCTCACCGACCGGACCGTGCTGTTCCCCCTGCTCGGCGGCCTGGCGGTGCTGGCGGCGTTCGTGGTGTACGAGATGCGCATCGACCATCCGGCGCTCGACTTCTCGCACTTCAGGAACCCCGCGTTCTCCGCCGCGATCACCGCGACCGCGCTCGCCTTCCTCTCGATGATGGGCGTGGCCTTCTTCTCCGTCTTCTATCTGCAGAGCGTGCTCGGCCACAGCCCGCTGGAGGCCGGACTGCTCGTCCTGCCGCTCGCGGTGGCCCAGTCGCTGTTCGCCCCCCGTGCCCGGCTGATCGTCGCCCGGTTCGGTGCCAGGGCGACCTGCACGGCGGGCATGGTGATGATCGCGACGGGCCTCGCGTCCTTCGCCTTCTTCGACGCCTCGACACCGTTGTGGGCGCTGGAGATCGCCTTCTTCATCCAGGGCGCCGGAATGGGGCACGTCATGTCACCGGTCACGGTCACGGTGATGCAGGCGCTGCCGCGCGAGAAGGCGGGGGTCGCCTCCGCCATCAACAACACCTTCCGGCAGATCGGCGGCGCCCTGGGCGTGGCGGTGCTCGGCTCGCTGCTGTCCGCGGCGTACCGGGGCGGGATCGAGAGCACCCTGGAGCGGGCGCCGGGCGTACCGGACAGCGCCAGGCACGCGGCGGGTGAGTCGCTGGAGGCGACCCTGGCCGTCGCGGAGAAGCTCGGACCGCCCGGGCAGGTCCTGATCGCACCGGCGTACGAGGCCTTCCTCGTCGCCATGCACCTCGCGGCGCTCTGCGCGGCGACCGTGACACTCGTGGGAGCCGTGGTCGTCGCGACCTACCTCCCGGGCCGCCGCGTGCCCGGCGAGGACGGGCCGCCCGTGCCCGGGGAGCGGCCGACGGCGGGCGTGGCCCAGGGGTGA
- a CDS encoding endonuclease/exonuclease/phosphatase family protein: MRQQAYMAETENGSAEDPRSGSRFRALRDRWRDDPGIWRRGIVLAGLAVLLGLLMILHAQIPNKIGNLGSLTETFLPWLGLFVPVLLVLALVRRSATALIALLVPAIVWLNLFGGLVTDKSGDGGSLTVATHNVNAENTDPEGTARQVAASGADVVALEELTADAVPAYEKALATQYPHHSVQGTVGLWSKYPMSDTRPVDIQLGWVRAMRSTVATPAGDVAVFVAHLPSVRVKMNAGFTASQRDTSADALGEAIARDRVGRTVLLGDLNGTMNDRSLNAVSSQMRSTQGAAGDGFGFSWPASFPMARIDQILVKGVEPVSSWTLPRTASDHLPIAARVKL, translated from the coding sequence ATGCGGCAGCAGGCATACATGGCGGAGACGGAGAACGGCAGCGCGGAGGACCCCCGCTCCGGTTCCCGGTTCCGGGCCCTGCGTGACCGCTGGCGGGACGATCCGGGGATCTGGCGGCGCGGCATCGTGCTCGCCGGTCTCGCGGTGCTCCTCGGCCTCCTGATGATCCTGCACGCCCAGATCCCCAACAAGATCGGGAACCTGGGCAGCCTCACGGAGACGTTCCTGCCGTGGCTCGGCCTGTTCGTCCCGGTGCTGCTGGTCCTCGCGCTCGTACGGCGCTCCGCGACCGCGCTGATCGCCCTGCTGGTGCCGGCGATCGTCTGGCTGAACCTCTTCGGCGGGCTCGTCACCGACAAGTCGGGCGACGGCGGAAGCCTCACCGTCGCCACGCACAACGTGAACGCCGAGAACACGGACCCGGAGGGCACCGCCCGCCAGGTCGCGGCCTCGGGCGCGGACGTCGTCGCGCTGGAGGAACTGACGGCGGACGCGGTCCCGGCGTACGAGAAGGCGCTGGCCACGCAGTACCCCCACCACTCGGTGCAGGGCACGGTCGGGCTGTGGAGCAAGTACCCGATGAGCGACACCCGGCCCGTCGACATCCAGCTGGGCTGGGTCCGTGCCATGCGGTCCACGGTGGCGACGCCGGCCGGCGACGTCGCGGTCTTCGTGGCACATCTGCCGTCGGTACGGGTCAAGATGAACGCGGGCTTCACCGCCAGCCAGCGGGACACCAGCGCGGACGCGCTGGGCGAGGCGATCGCCCGGGACCGGGTCGGCAGGACGGTCCTGCTCGGCGACCTCAACGGCACGATGAACGACCGCTCCCTGAACGCGGTCAGCTCCCAGATGCGCTCCACCCAGGGCGCGGCGGGCGACGGCTTCGGCTTCAGCTGGCCGGCGTCGTTCCCGATGGCCAGGATCGACCAGATCCTGGTGAAGGGTGTCGAACCGGTCTCCTCATGGACCCTGCCGCGCACCGCGAGCGACCATCTCCCCATCGCGGCACGTGTGAAACTCTGA